In Tenebrio molitor chromosome 1, icTenMoli1.1, whole genome shotgun sequence, the sequence ATTTTGCTCTTCAGAAAGTCGCGATCCTTGCTGGGATCGAAGAGAGTAACGATTCCAGCCTCAGTTAATCCGTACCCGAAGACGACGTTTGTGTGTTTGAAGGTGGTACCCAGTCGCTCGAACTGGGCAGAACTGATCGGAGTACCTCCTATGAGCATGCTGTAAAGGGAGGAAGTGTCATAGTCTCGAGACCTTTCGAAGCTTGTCAGTTTGTACGTTAGGATTGGAGCTAAAAATAGAAATGTCACCTAAAACACACAAATCATAAATTGATGCAAGACAAATTAGAGGAAATACTTTATATTTTTCGATGGTACTGAAGGTCTTTTCCGCATCGATGGCGCCGCAAAAAATTCTGTGACCTCCAGCAATAAACGAGCAAGTCAGAAGGATCAATCCCGAGACCCAATAAAACGAAGTGAAGGACAGAATGGCGTCGCACCTGCCATCGGCTTGGCTACGAGGATTTGAATTGTGTTTGGTACTTTCAAATTCGAGTACTCACTAAAACGAATGTGCGACGTGTAGAAAGCTGTAGTGGCTGTGACAGATCGCTTTAGGAAGTCCGGTGGTACCGCTGCTGAAGAAGATGATACAAGTGTCGTGTACATCGACTGTGACTGGTCTAAACTCCTCTTCAGCGGGTTTCGGTTTAACGAAATCTGCAAACACTGGATATTTCCCAGATTTCCCAAAAACAACAATCTCTGCTTTCAGATTTGCACTTTGCAGACTCTCCTCGATCAGAGCGACTGACTCTTCTTCGACAAAAATGACTCTAGGGGAGACCAACGAAAGCAAGTGCGTTGTCTGTCTCGCCGACAGCGACGGATCCAAATTGGCCACTTTGGCCCCCAGATAGAACGACCCTATTATAGGAATCACAGTATCCAGAGTGACTTTGGTGCACAGTACCACCACATCTCTAGACGTGACTCCGCGTTTCGCAAGCTCTAGAGCTAACCTAGTACTTCTCTGCCTCACGCCGAGGT encodes:
- the LOC138132948 gene encoding luciferin 4-monooxygenase-like isoform X2, with translation MSDKILKGPKLDHTVTSSMGDFFFNSATRFSARTCQIDAALDKKESYLGVRQRSTRLALELAKRGVTSRDVVVLCTKVTLDTVIPIIGSFYLGAKVANLDPSLSARQTTHLLSLVSPRVIFVEEESVALIEESLQSANLKAEIVVFGKSGKYPVFADFVKPKPAEEEFRPVTVDVHDTCIIFFSSGTTGLPKAICHSHYSFLHVAHSFYQADGRCDAILSFTSFYWVSGLILLTCSFIAGGHRIFCGAIDAEKTFSTIEKYKVTFLFLAPILTYKLTSFERSRDYDTSSLYSMLIGGTPISSAQFERLGTTFKHTNVVFGYGLTEAGIVTLFDPSKDRDFLKSKIGSCGRPAPAMSVKVVDLTSNEAVGPNQKGEVCVKSPTVMKGYYNADSSGTFDKEGFLKTGDIGYYDKDGCFYVIERLKEMFKYLSWHVVPSAIEAVLLEHPAVKEAVVFGFPRSEEEGEVPMACVVLKDKCTAVKKEIEEFVATRVSDYEKLRGGVVFVDALQKTPSGKLMRKEIRNAILQAL